In Pieris rapae chromosome 10, ilPieRapa1.1, whole genome shotgun sequence, the genomic window acgctGTGGCGTATGTAAATAATCAGACCCTTGCTTAAGGAGGTCAGTTTCTCCATTTTCCAATGTTTCGATAACATTTTCACTAGATACACTACTTAGGGCGAAGACACCAAGAATAAATacctaaaatgtaaaataaattagtgtataataaacttttacacttatttaaatgaaaacagAACGTACTTTAATCATGATAATGTATGCTTCAAATCTAAACAGATATTAAAATGAGAATACTTTGCACGCATCGATATAACTAACAAATTACAACGTTTAGCATATTTTTTACCCGCGTTGTTTTTACAGTTTCAATTATGTGTATActgtatattaattcaaaacataaatgaattgaaattatttaaaagtatgcaAGCACTAATTTGTaagtgatttattattaaaatatgaatattttgtgacattttaaacgaattaacattttagaaaataacatCTTTCATTACCTACGTTTTATTTACTACATAAGATGATTGAAGTTGGGTATATGAAACTAGTCTTGCATAGTgctatgaattattaattcttaGTTTGGTAATcagtaattaatgtttatactCTATAATTCAGTATAATAAGGAAAATTGGTTAAGACCGATAAAGTAAGATTTAGGCAATAGCCAATTACACAGTCCTTCAATTCATTTTGCACGCTATTTTTATCAtactttaaactttattaacaaaataaataaatcaatcagtGGCTGTACAAGCTTTTTAAGATCTATTCTTCAGATTTCCGCATTCTTtcttaatctaataggcaatagGCTGAAGACTTTGtgccgactttttgggtctaaggcaagccggttccCTCACGATGTTTAATCACATCAgaaaaagtctattggtgcacaaccgggcATCGCGCCTCAGCTGATCACTTCAAGGATGAGATTCGCACACTGAAGCTTCTAGTCCAACGCTGCTctacttaaaactttatacaaatacttattatagtttaatgatttgaattttgaatgacaaatatttttcgtacatacagacaaataaaaataattattattttatttataagtaccattaaaatatattaacaaacatGCAAAAGTATGGTGCAACTGGCAGTGTCATCTACTAAGCTATCTATttggtataatatatattatgattaatgtGGTATGTATAAGATTAAAACTTAAgaactgtaataaaataaatatattttaaaatatttgatttatatacataattaaattacaataaaaaatacataaaattattatgaactaAGGAAATGAGATCAATCTTCACACTTGTTTGTGTACTGGATAATAGGCTGGGGTGTGTGAATAATAGGGCCTGAAGTCATACCCGTAGCCTTGATTATAAGCATAACTGTCCACCTTGCGTTCTAGGTAAGGACTGACGTTGTGATATGCCTCTTTCGCCGGGATATATCCATATTTATGATTAGGTATATAAACTGATGGGTTATGGGGGATAAAATAAGGCTCCCTGTTTACAGGAATATGATTTCCATAGATTTGTTCTGTATTCATTTTATGTTCTAAATAGGGGCTGTACCCATGTCGTATGTTGTTCCCGTAATGACTGTTGTAATCGCCAGCATAGTGTctgaaataaagatataacatTCTTACTATTGAGGGATTAATATTAGGCTccctataatataattattgacattcaataatttattatttagtaataaaatagcaaaatCTAATCCTAACATGTTAGCTCAGAAATTTTTAGCAggcatattaataattatctacaatCTTACCCATAGTAGTTGTTGTGGTATCTTCCGGTTTCATGCTGAAAAGTAACACAGAACATTATCATATGTagctttataaatgttttgtcttttaactgaaaatattgtgtcctattatatattatgacagTTATAAAACATGAAGAATTTACaacatttattgaaaatgaCTTTCTCGGACAAGAGGACTTTATTTGGAATAAAAGATGTTTGTTAAAAtgacaaaaagtaaaataaaacttacttcTTCTCTGGGATGATAAAGAATAGGTTTGTAGTATTCTTCACGTGGTTTCAGATATTCTGGGTTGATATGAGTATGAGAAGTTGTCTCTTCATTTGTAGCCGCAGTTATTGTGGCTACGCTTGCAATTAGCAGTAACTAAAACATTTAACGATTTTTAGcttttttaaacacaattcACTTCAGCCATttgctattaattatttttacttattttaaacagcgctacacaatataataataataataataataaaccttttatttCATGCAATTTTTTTCAGGTTACATGTGTAGttttaagaaagaaagaaataatagtaaagacATTAATTACACTTGTTtccaattaatttagaaaatagtttaaatgtataactaGGATTGTTTTGCATGAACCCCTCCTCAAGTGaaggtgaaggcctcctctaaagaACTCCATGAGTTTCGCTAAGTTCAATTAGGCGTTCGTAGGTAGATAAAGTTCTGACGTTGTAAGATAATATGTAGAGCTGgtctttcttctttttagtTGAGTTAAGTATTTCTAGTGATTTAGTTTCTTTCGTTGAAGAATGttgaagttttttctttagagGGTTTTGGTCTTGATCTTCCACGGTGACCAGCCGGGTTGGAAGATGGTTTTCGTCGTTTAgttgaaatttattagatgTTGTATCTTTTTGCTACAcaatatacacaaataataatatgcacAGTTAATCAAAATGCAGTCTTCTTTAATACAATCAAGCGCACAATTGGAAACGTAAATAAttgtactaatataataataataattcagtagAGCCATATCTTTAAAGGGatctttcataaaatatttcgttCAGGTCGTTGACGTTAGGTCTAAGATATGTATGTGTAGTATTCTATCGGTAAACCCCTGGGCTGACTATCACACTGCATAATATACTCTTgaaaaaacactttaaatttacttaaacacTTACCACAATCATTGTTGAAGAACTGTATTATTCTATATTGAATCGCGTATAACGCCCATTTAATATAGTAGTTTCAACATTGTTTTGTGTGCGTGTTCGGTTATGTATGCATGTTCGCATTCTGATTTAACATTAGCCTATTAACTATTAACacaagaataaaatttaaatcagtaaaatattaagataaagcCTTTAGTAAAATTGTTCCGCGGAACTTGCATAAattcaattgaaaattatattcagatacttttgaatttaaacaCGTTTATATTTCAATCTTGTTTTAGGTACCTGTGTGCCCTCTTTTGTCAAAGGCCAGCCTGCTGTCATTCCTCTCTGCCATGTTCCACCTGCTGTTTCTTTAGTTTGTTCTATACACCTTCTTAGTTGTCTTAAGAAATTAAggcaatacaaaaattataacagaATGGCAACCACGAGatggaaaaagaaaaagtggaAGACAGAGAAAGACCTGCGCAGACGATGTAAAGATAATAGGAGACAATTTGGACAAGAAGAGCtaacattagaaaataatGGAATCAGCTGGAAGAGGCTTATCTGTCACAGGTCACTCACAGGACGGGCTGATCACAAAAAATGGCATATCTCTTGTATTAGGTTAAGAAagtttatgtaacttaaacaaatgtttatatatatttactgggtacagcaataaaggcttagtagtaaaaatatgttctaaataaaaaaataaactttaaaactactggaccgattttaaaactGTCCCAAACTCTGTCCTGTCTCTGTACTGTCCGTTGGTGTGTGGAGCTGTTCAGCAGAGAGAACAcactaaaaagtttttaactgATTTAGAATTAGTTAGTCTAGGTTGCCTGCCCAGAGGCAGGGATTGGCACTCAGCGGGGAGCATGGAGGAAGTGGTTCGCGGTCGGCAGAAACCGCTTGTAATGGTCCGTGTATGGTGGGTCCGATAGCTCTAAGCAGTCGTCCGCACGGCGAAACTCGACCGCAGAGGGACCGTTATGACACTGCTCAAGCGGTCCGTGTATTgcgaatataatttttgtatggaaacTGCAGATCGCCGTGCGGCATCCGCTCTAGAGTCTCATGTTGTGAGTCTCGGCTGCAACATGCGGCCCGTCTATGACCAGCGTAAACTGGTGTTACTTGATTCATACATTGTgtcttcaattaaaatatgtgttaGCATGATCCGTAGatctgttaatttaaataattacaagcactttacaatttgaaatacatgatattatgtatttaggtgtaaatacaaattaagatattattatcGCACTATTATCTTATAATGATATAgggttaaatttgttttttatgaattgaaaGGTCAAGCAATATTAGCGCTAACATTTATTACgtcatttgttaaataataaaacttaatttacatCGATTTTTGGAGGCTTCAAATGTGATGCTGCTGTAAGTGGAAATGGTGATGAGGTGACGAGTGATGGACAACTGCGTTAAACctgtaaaataagtatttataagttaattttctaaatactTAGTTTTAGaagtgtaataaattttttaatgtttagagAAACAACCAAAATTACTTATGTATTGACTTTATATTGGTTTCCTATGAAGTTAACATTCTCTCAAATAGGGAAGGATAACATCGTATCTCagagctgatcacctattagattggcaaatgatcataaaacggatacagaaattttaggcccagacctaaatgATGTAGTGCCacagattttttgttttgcattGTATGAGCGTGTctgaatgaaaatatatttttttatagaataggtaACGAGCAGGACGCTCACCAGATACCATCAGATACAAGTGATAccatcgcccatggacattttATACAGCTTTTAAAAGTACTAATCTCACGGTTTTCATCACAAAATGAACCAATAAATTGTACATGAATGATATCTTAAACCCTATTTATTGCGtttaacaaagaaatattttattacacattcGTCTCGGCTCGTTAGTGGAACATGCTGACTATAAGTCCCATTTGTTTATTCGTTACCAAGTACCGATTTCTCAACCAAATTACTGCacattgaaaatattctaGTCTATTTTTCGAGGCTATTTGAAACTAGAATGggaaaatcaaagaaaagtGATAAATCTATTGGACAAATAGGAAAAACTAAACTTGCGACAAAATtatggaataataatatataatatatcagcGATTATCAAATCTAATATAGACAATTTAGGAAGTTTCTTAGAACTGACGCTGTAATTCACCCCTGATGTAGGAAATACATCGGTGAGGCCTATCGGTGGGTACATCTATCCAGAAGAAGTCCATTGAGCCGTCcccaaaataaatcaatgttaCACTCTTCTTCTCATTCGGTACGCTCTTGCCAGAGCGGTCATGATCGCTCTGTGGTAGAAGGCGCAGATGagatgcgcttcacgacgctCCGCCACCGCTGCCTATTGGAGATCCtcctgctgcactgattcagtgATTCTCCTACGGCGGACTTAATCTGATCAGTCCAGAGTTACACTCAAGAGTAGttaattggttaaatactTAAACCTGGATAATGTAAGATGCCACACATATTACCTTGACGTGTTGAGacattttcattaatacatatacacgATATGTGACAGATAAGAACCTACCATTCTACCAACCTGGCACACGGCGCACGCTACTTATACGAGGCATATATCTAAGGTGGCGGTATTTTGCATTCGGACGTCATATTTACCCAGTGTGGTCATCAGCCTTGTATTCCACTTTCCTGGTCCTACCATCAGGCTCAATGAGCTCGTAGCCTCCTTGGACTACATCCCCATGGCGAAACTCGTGCTGAGATTTTACATCTCCGGTGTGATGGTCATGGACGGAATATGCGAAGTTGTATTCAGGGAACGCCTATTTAAATTGCatatctaattaatattaaatacatttaagtaataatttagataagtagttattatgtaaaataatagaagatacTAGATGTACTAGATTCTATAGAGTGATTAGCACGtaatatgtttacataatttattagatcacttattaaataagttttaattgtcATTACATCTTCACATCAACGTGTGAAATCTGTCATTCATTGAAATACATTCTTAGGCATTATGTGACAGCAGGcatctatataaaatactttacaagaattaataagcaaaaaacagtgtaaaacaaattttataaaatttgttttacactGTTTTTTGCGCGCTCAGCAACGCGGTACGCTCAATATAGTTAATGTGGAAATGGGCACGTCACATTGCCTGCATTTTTATAGATGTGTCAAAAAGATCATTACGTAATATAATGAACAGAAGAAGATGTATTCCAGAAACTTGGGAGATATTATGAGTAAAGAAGTATTTGGAGGAAACCTTCACTCCGCCGAAGTAAACTTgataaatgcaataataacATATGCATAATGCaactcattttttttatattttcctttattttctttttaaatataatgatgtattttttaagacaTGCCATTTTGAGAAgactatatattatgattgtCACTCGGAAACTGATTATAACTTTTGCATTTTGCAAGGTTCGGTCTGAGGAGACACTTTTACACGAGTCACATATTGTTTACGATTGGAAGCTatgaagtttttattagttataaagcTATCAAAATTAGATCACCAAAAAGAAAGCTATTCgcttaaaaaaagaaacaagtaTTGTTAGAAGTACTTACGTAATGATCATGATGAATGGGCACATGTGGAATATGCGGCACATGGTGAATTGGCACATGATGGTGCTCCAAAGGTACATGATGGTGAATCGGCACGGGGTGATGAATGGTGATTGGGTGATGAGGTCCGTCGTGTTTCTCTATATGTTGGTGGGATACCGCGGTGGGAATGTGGTGATGATGGTGCAATGGAAATATTGCTTGGCACACTGATAGCAGTGCGAATGCGCATaataactgaaaaataaattaatacgcACTATTTAACTCCCTTCATCACAATGTAATTCGAGGCCAAAAAAATTTTGGAGGACAAATTTCAATATGATGAAACAACaagtttacttatatattcatTCGACTATTACACATTAAACAGATTAAAAGTTTGGTTACTTAATGTTTCAAATTAAGCcttgtttatgtttaagaAAGTTTCCGAATCTAAAACAAATTCAGGAGATTTgacactaaattatttaattttttatttacaatgaaTTACACATTAAGACCAAAATAGAAAATCTACAAAACTTAcccaaaacatttttgaaaatatttaactatttccAATTCCTTCGTTGGATCGCGGATATGAGTGACTGTATTAGCTAAGTCTATACGCTTATATAGAAGGTTTAATTGTGGGAAATATCAGAGCAAAACTCTATTGATTAGTTTCTCAGACTTTACCTACTCGTATcgtaatatgttacattagtgaaaaaatattatactattttcaCACCTACACTATAGAACCACCTacaattcaattgtttatctaATAAGCATATTCTATGTGGATATGAAaagagtatttaaataataaatagattttcacCCTAAAGTAGTCAAACTATAAAAACAGGACTACTATGTGACATCAGCTGTCAAGCAAAGAGCGtaccatttattaaaaggccggaaacacacttgcgagcctcCTACCAATTTCAGTGTTCATGGGCCAACTGCACAATTGCCccgctttaaatattaaatatacataattgtttttcatacgttgggtttatttaattaatctaattgAACCCTGGTCATTgctacaataatttaaaagttaaaatatattttgatttcttaGAACTATTGTAGCAGCTGTAGTTCGTGTataataatgacaaaaaacaagattttgacatacagtTAATACTACTAAGCTTGTGAGAACTATATGAATTGTAAAATCTTTACAATAGTAAATTGTGAAACGTGATCTTTTACAATGGAAGTAGGCAAACaagtgataaaaattaattggtcATTAAGGTCGAGTTAACTTTAACCTTATTCATGGGCTATGTGTAATCCCATAATCTTAATAGGTTATACCCCAGCTGACACCTTTTTTCTATACCTGAGAACACAAGACACTATTCGAAACGATTTCACCAGGGGTCTTGCAAGGTTGCCAGGGTAAaagactttaaaaattatcaaaattgaaaaaaaaaattggataaaaccaattgtaaaggaagagaatattataaaaatgaaaggaaaaataatttacgggCGACCTGAGATCGGGAAGGGGAAAGGGATGAGTTTTTAAGGGTAAAAATGGTTTATCTCAATTTTCGGCAAAACTAAAAGtactatggaaaaaagttaaatggcaaaaaGGCAAAgttgtaagtaaaaaaaaaaatctaaaactttgcaaaaatgttttttatatttatcttttccaaaaagattttttttccacGAAATTTGATGAAAAATTGCCTTTTTATGTCCTAAATACgctgtaaattatttgatttgaaatattttccttttccaATTATTTTCAgcttactattatttttttatggtttCAAATATATCCACCCTGGTCTAGTATCTACAAGTAACAGTTAAGTTGGGTTATATTACATTACGTACATTACAACACTGGTGATGGcaaacaaatatcaaaatttaataataaatatgagtgGAAGAAAATACTggtagttattattatttttattatgataaacaCACTTGCGTTTAATAGGCTGATATTTgcgtatttgatattttataaaggaCACTTTCCGGAAGTCTatcgatataatataaagttagggaattttgttatattgacTGGTC contains:
- the LOC123689482 gene encoding uncharacterized protein LOC123689482; its protein translation is MIVLLLIASVATITAATNEETTSHTHINPEYLKPREEYYKPILYHPREEHETGRYHNNYYGHYAGDYNSHYGNNIRHGYSPYLEHKMNTEQIYGNHIPVNREPYFIPHNPSVYIPNHKYGYIPAKEAYHNVSPYLERKVDSYAYNQGYGYDFRPYYSHTPAYYPVHKQV
- the LOC110998186 gene encoding cuticle protein 18.6-like codes for the protein MFWLLCAFALLSVCQAIFPLHHHHHIPTAVSHQHIEKHDGPHHPITIHHPVPIHHHVPLEHHHVPIHHVPHIPHVPIHHDHYAFPEYNFAYSVHDHHTGDVKSQHEFRHGDVVQGGYELIEPDGRTRKVEYKADDHTGFNAVVHHSSPHHHFHLQQHHI